A single genomic interval of Romboutsia ilealis harbors:
- a CDS encoding type II secretion system F family protein: MQKTKYMNKYNITSKSNLNKSNQKIKSKELKVLCKQMSILLKSGCEITRILHILHGQSNKKLKRAIEEVSINIQNGNNITESFEKTNLFSSFFINMIRAGELSGNLDKIMNDLAKYYESEENLKSKIVNISIYPIILIIMSMVSGFFILVFIIPNFEMIFEANGINPPLLTKILIGTSVFVREKYLYMFFISLISILSIYYLIKYNSRAKYIKDKLKLKMPFINQMMTLLVTTRFCRALNILVESGVQIVDAIDISSRVVDNILVYEKLSISRDYIKRGNGISYSISKSEVFSNSFISMLKIGEESGSLDDTLSVTNDFYSEELNIKIEKTMKLAEPIVTVVIGLVIGLFIIAMVIPMFDAINSIQ; this comes from the coding sequence ATGCAAAAAACTAAATATATGAATAAATATAATATCACAAGTAAATCAAATTTAAACAAATCTAATCAAAAAATAAAATCTAAAGAACTAAAGGTACTATGTAAACAAATGAGCATATTACTAAAATCAGGATGTGAAATCACAAGAATACTACATATACTCCATGGACAATCAAATAAAAAATTGAAAAGGGCAATAGAAGAAGTTTCTATAAATATTCAAAATGGCAATAATATAACCGAATCATTTGAAAAAACAAACTTATTTTCAAGTTTTTTCATAAACATGATACGAGCAGGAGAGTTAAGTGGAAATCTAGACAAGATTATGAATGATTTAGCTAAATACTATGAGAGTGAAGAAAATCTTAAATCTAAGATTGTTAATATATCCATATATCCAATAATTTTAATAATAATGTCTATGGTATCAGGATTTTTTATATTAGTATTTATAATTCCTAATTTTGAAATGATATTTGAAGCTAATGGTATAAATCCACCATTATTAACTAAGATACTTATAGGTACATCAGTTTTTGTTAGAGAAAAATATCTATATATGTTTTTCATATCTTTGATTTCAATATTATCAATTTACTATCTAATCAAATATAACTCAAGAGCAAAGTATATTAAAGATAAATTAAAGTTAAAAATGCCTTTTATAAATCAAATGATGACATTGCTAGTTACAACTAGATTTTGTAGAGCACTAAACATATTAGTTGAAAGTGGTGTTCAAATCGTAGATGCTATAGATATATCATCTAGAGTTGTAGACAACATTCTAGTATATGAAAAACTTTCAATATCAAGAGATTATATAAAAAGAGGAAATGGTATAAGCTACTCTATAAGTAAATCAGAAGTTTTTTCGAATTCATTTATATCAATGTTAAAAATAGGAGAAGAAAGTGGTAGCTTAGATGATACTTTAAGTGTAACTAATGATTTCTATAGTGAGGAATTAAACATAAAAATTGAAAAAACTATGAAATTAGCAGAGCCTATAGTAACAGTAGTCATAGGGCTAGTTATAGGATTATTTATAATTGCTATGGTTATACCGATGTTTGATGCAATAAATTCAATACAATGA
- a CDS encoding type II secretion system protein, with the protein MKFKSLQKKKRAGFTLVEMVIVVTILGILSGIGFMQFGNVQETSRKNADYVAAANLATASSLYISEYPNDVQFSKEEDVKNIEVSTLKNKGYINYEPTSQSERKRFDIKLLKSGEIQVLSNGKTFYPKQEEAEDKANNPDDTK; encoded by the coding sequence ATGAAGTTTAAAAGTTTACAAAAGAAAAAAAGAGCGGGATTTACGTTAGTAGAGATGGTTATAGTAGTTACTATATTAGGAATTTTATCTGGAATAGGATTTATGCAATTTGGAAATGTACAGGAAACATCAAGAAAAAATGCAGATTATGTAGCAGCAGCTAATCTAGCAACAGCAAGCAGCTTGTATATCAGTGAATATCCTAATGATGTACAATTCAGTAAAGAAGAGGATGTAAAAAATATAGAAGTAAGTACTTTAAAAAATAAAGGATATATAAATTATGAGCCTACATCTCAGAGCGAAAGAAAAAGATTTGATATAAAATTATTAAAAAGTGGCGAAATACAAGTATTATCTAATGGTAAAACATTTTATCCTAAACAAGAAGAAGCAGAAGATAAAGCGAATAATCCAGATGATACGAAATAA
- a CDS encoding YecA family protein: MLGRNELCPCGSGKKYKRCCLNKDVVVDRAGRKVGTAQKQYSELYTRIYEYSRQDKFKEEYEKAKEMFYIIDDEALNSKFDRFFNTYFIQDHIMESKKVMTVAFYEDNRDKVNTNEVKILRNLFESYVSVYEVKEVLDGKILLKDCLTEREVYTEDVKLLADFKVGSSMIARIVDVEDTSILIDITISISDAVKDVIVNDIKTLFGQYEDLYKDMKTFLIHHTHILYKYMQQLLEPSIAEYLKKQKEEKMDKLAEVAITEDDCKVCTVLRQNVEAEYLNSCIDFWNEFKEANGEVKGSENGWAAAVEYHIKKVAGQVITQAQISKKYEISPSTLGKRYKDLKIS; this comes from the coding sequence TTGCTAGGGAGAAACGAGTTATGCCCCTGTGGAAGTGGCAAAAAATATAAAAGATGTTGTTTAAATAAAGATGTTGTAGTAGACAGAGCGGGTAGAAAAGTTGGCACAGCTCAAAAACAATATTCAGAATTATATACTAGAATATATGAGTATTCAAGACAAGATAAGTTTAAAGAAGAATATGAAAAAGCTAAAGAAATGTTTTATATAATAGATGATGAAGCATTAAACTCAAAGTTTGATAGATTCTTCAATACTTACTTTATACAAGATCATATAATGGAAAGTAAAAAAGTTATGACAGTTGCTTTCTATGAAGATAATAGAGATAAAGTTAATACAAATGAAGTTAAAATATTAAGAAACTTATTCGAATCATATGTAAGTGTTTATGAAGTTAAGGAAGTACTAGACGGAAAAATACTATTAAAAGATTGTTTAACTGAAAGAGAAGTTTATACAGAAGATGTAAAACTACTAGCAGATTTCAAAGTAGGAAGCTCTATGATAGCTAGAATAGTAGATGTTGAAGATACTAGTATATTAATAGATATAACTATAAGTATATCAGATGCAGTTAAAGATGTTATAGTTAATGATATAAAAACTTTATTTGGTCAATATGAAGATTTATATAAAGATATGAAGACTTTCTTAATACATCATACTCATATACTATATAAATATATGCAACAATTATTAGAACCAAGTATAGCTGAATATTTAAAGAAGCAAAAAGAAGAAAAAATGGATAAATTAGCTGAAGTAGCTATTACTGAAGATGATTGTAAAGTATGTACAGTACTTAGACAAAATGTTGAAGCTGAATATTTAAATTCTTGTATAGATTTCTGGAATGAGTTTAAAGAAGCTAACGGAGAAGTAAAAGGTTCTGAAAATGGATGGGCTGCAGCAGTAGAATATCATATAAAAAAGGTTGCTGGACAAGTTATAACACAAGCTCAAATATCTAAAAAATATGAAATAAGCCCAAGTACTTTAGGAAAGAGATATAAAGATTTAAAAATATCTTAA
- a CDS encoding NAD(P)/FAD-dependent oxidoreductase — protein MLRVSNLKLGIDEDISSLKKLILKKLKIKENELIKYFVYKESIDARKRGKIDFVYTVDVELKNEKKILKNSIKDVVEVKQRNYISIEMGSQKLKNRPVIIGSGPAGLFAALLLAQRGFNPIMLERGLDVDNRTNDINDFWNNRKFKNNSNVQFGEGGAGTFSDGKLTTRIKDIRCRKVLDELVNFGSPEEILYSHKPHVGTDILKNVVKNIRNEIIRLGGEVRFNTLVTDIITENGSIKGVVVNNNETIDSEVVILAIGHSARDTYKMLYNRGVTIIQKPFAIGARIEHPQELINKSQYKEFYNHPRLGAADYRLIEHTSNLRTAYTFCMCPGGSVIASASNEFEVVTNGMSEHARDKVNANSAFLVNVVPSDFGNKDPLAGVHFQEKYERLAYELGGKNYNAPVQLVGDFLNDKVSTSLGNVEPSYKPGYTFVDLRECLPKFVTSTMKEALQKLDNKLNGFAMHDAVLTGVETRSSAPIRIVRDEETLQSINTKNLYPCGEGAGYAGGIVTAAVDGIKCAEKIIEKYSSL, from the coding sequence ATGTTAAGAGTATCAAACTTGAAATTAGGTATAGATGAAGATATTTCTTCATTAAAAAAGCTTATACTAAAGAAACTTAAAATAAAAGAAAATGAACTTATAAAGTATTTTGTATATAAAGAATCTATAGATGCTAGAAAAAGAGGAAAGATAGATTTTGTATATACAGTTGATGTAGAACTTAAAAATGAAAAGAAAATTTTAAAAAATTCTATAAAAGATGTTGTAGAAGTAAAACAACGTAATTATATAAGTATTGAAATGGGAAGTCAAAAACTAAAAAATAGACCTGTAATAATAGGAAGTGGTCCGGCAGGTCTATTTGCAGCTTTATTATTAGCACAAAGAGGATTTAATCCAATAATGCTTGAAAGAGGATTAGATGTAGATAATAGAACTAATGATATAAATGATTTTTGGAATAATAGAAAGTTTAAAAATAATTCAAATGTACAATTTGGAGAAGGTGGTGCAGGTACTTTCTCTGATGGAAAACTTACAACTAGAATAAAAGATATTAGATGTAGAAAGGTATTAGACGAGCTAGTTAATTTTGGTTCTCCAGAAGAAATATTATACTCTCATAAACCTCATGTTGGAACTGATATATTAAAAAATGTAGTTAAAAACATAAGAAATGAAATAATTAGACTTGGTGGAGAGGTTAGATTCAATACATTAGTTACAGATATAATAACTGAAAATGGAAGTATAAAGGGAGTAGTTGTAAATAACAATGAGACTATAGATTCAGAAGTTGTTATATTAGCTATAGGTCATAGTGCTAGAGATACTTATAAAATGCTTTATAATAGAGGGGTGACAATAATTCAAAAACCATTTGCTATAGGTGCTAGAATAGAACATCCCCAAGAGTTAATAAATAAATCTCAATATAAAGAATTTTATAATCATCCAAGACTTGGGGCTGCAGATTATAGATTAATAGAACATACATCAAATCTTAGAACCGCATATACTTTCTGTATGTGTCCAGGAGGAAGCGTTATAGCATCTGCATCAAATGAATTTGAGGTTGTAACAAATGGAATGAGTGAGCATGCTAGGGATAAGGTAAATGCAAATAGTGCATTTTTAGTAAATGTAGTACCTTCTGATTTTGGAAATAAAGATCCACTTGCAGGGGTTCATTTCCAAGAAAAATATGAGAGACTTGCTTATGAATTAGGTGGCAAAAACTATAATGCACCAGTTCAATTAGTAGGAGATTTTTTAAATGATAAAGTATCTACATCTTTAGGAAATGTAGAGCCATCATATAAACCAGGATATACATTTGTTGATTTAAGAGAATGTTTACCAAAATTTGTTACTTCGACTATGAAAGAAGCATTACAAAAGTTAGATAATAAGTTAAATGGATTTGCAATGCACGATGCTGTATTAACTGGAGTTGAGACAAGATCATCAGCTCCGATAAGAATTGTTAGAGATGAAGAAACTTTACAATCTATAAATACTAAGAATTTATATCCTTGTGGAGAAGGTGCTGGATACGCAGGTGGAATTGTTACAGCAGCAGTAGATGGTATAAAGTGTGCAGAGAAGATTATAGAAAAATATTCTAGTCTATAA
- a CDS encoding Na/Pi cotransporter family protein yields the protein MGGLGLFLYGMNLMGDGLQKSAGSKLKRIIELLTSNVIMGVLVGMVVTMVIQSSSATTVMVVGFVNAGIMSLPQAIGVIMGANIGTTITAQLVSLDVDFLAPVALGIGIVIYMFSNKPKHKHIAEILIGFGILFTGMDFMKDAVKPLAGYQGFTDMLLSFGHHPILGVLMGFAITAIVQSSSASMGMLIALASQGLIPVTAALPILYGENIGTCVTSLISSIGASRNARRAAIMHLTFNVLGSIIFMFILSKPIVAIVTAIDPTDAARQIANAHTLFNIINVIILLPFNKLIVKTALKLVPETKGEQDDDAKVVKYIDDRMIETPSIALANIVKETLRMGEKSKESLNAAMDGIIDKSKEKIELSFRREKLINELQKLILNYLLKLSKASLNEDSRDTVDALFNTVNDIERIGDHAENIAELAQDIADSEMSFSDVGIGELKDMYNKVVSTYTYALEAMRTSNVELACKVIKMEEQVDMMEKSCRANHMNRLNSSSCSIESGVIYLDIISNLERVSDHAVNIAQQVIAGRIVNK from the coding sequence ATGGGTGGACTTGGTCTATTCTTATATGGTATGAACCTTATGGGAGATGGCCTTCAAAAGTCAGCAGGGTCAAAACTTAAAAGAATAATAGAACTACTTACTAGCAATGTAATAATGGGTGTTTTAGTTGGTATGGTAGTTACTATGGTAATACAAAGTAGTAGTGCTACTACAGTAATGGTAGTTGGATTTGTTAATGCAGGAATAATGAGCTTACCTCAAGCTATAGGTGTTATAATGGGTGCTAATATAGGTACAACTATAACAGCTCAGTTAGTATCATTAGATGTTGACTTCCTTGCTCCAGTGGCATTAGGAATAGGTATAGTTATATATATGTTCTCTAATAAACCAAAACATAAGCATATAGCAGAAATACTTATAGGATTTGGTATATTATTCACTGGTATGGACTTCATGAAAGATGCGGTTAAGCCATTAGCTGGATACCAAGGATTTACAGATATGTTATTAAGCTTTGGGCACCATCCAATATTAGGAGTATTAATGGGATTCGCTATAACAGCAATAGTACAAAGTTCAAGTGCTTCAATGGGTATGTTAATAGCTCTTGCTTCTCAAGGATTAATACCTGTTACAGCAGCGTTACCAATATTATATGGTGAAAATATAGGTACATGTGTAACTTCATTAATTTCTAGTATAGGTGCAAGTAGAAATGCAAGAAGAGCAGCTATAATGCACTTAACGTTCAACGTATTAGGTTCTATTATATTTATGTTTATATTAAGTAAGCCTATAGTAGCTATAGTTACTGCTATAGACCCAACAGATGCAGCTAGACAAATAGCAAATGCACATACATTATTCAATATAATAAATGTTATAATACTATTACCATTTAATAAGTTAATAGTTAAAACTGCATTAAAATTAGTTCCTGAAACTAAAGGTGAACAAGATGATGATGCTAAAGTTGTTAAATATATAGATGATAGAATGATAGAGACTCCATCAATAGCATTAGCTAATATAGTAAAAGAAACTCTAAGAATGGGTGAAAAATCTAAAGAAAGCTTAAATGCAGCTATGGATGGAATTATAGATAAATCTAAAGAAAAGATTGAATTATCATTTAGAAGAGAAAAGCTTATAAATGAATTACAAAAGCTAATATTAAACTACTTACTTAAGTTATCTAAAGCTTCATTAAATGAAGATTCAAGAGATACTGTAGATGCTTTATTCAATACAGTTAATGATATAGAAAGAATAGGAGATCATGCTGAGAATATAGCTGAATTAGCACAAGATATAGCGGACTCAGAAATGTCTTTCTCAGATGTGGGTATAGGCGAACTTAAAGATATGTATAATAAAGTTGTATCGACGTATACATATGCATTAGAAGCTATGAGGACATCAAATGTTGAGTTGGCTTGTAAGGTTATAAAGATGGAAGAGCAAGTAGATATGATGGAAAAATCATGCAGAGCAAACCATATGAATAGATTAAACAGTAGCTCATGTAGCATAGAAAGTGGAGTTATATATTTAGATATAATATCTAACTTAGAAAGAGTATCTGACCATGCTGTTAATATAGCGCAACAAGTTATTGCAGGAAGAATAGTAAATAAATAG
- a CDS encoding glucose-6-phosphate isomerase produces the protein MGSVKFDYSKAIGFISQKEIDCMQVYVDQAHKMIHEKTGLGNDFLGWVDLPKNYDKDEFARIKKAAEKVKSDSDVLLVIGIGGSYLGARAAIEMASHSFRNNLSKEDRKSPEIYFVGQNISSTYMMDLLDVIKDKDVSINVISKSGTTTEPAIAFRIFKDFLENKYGKEEASKRIYATTDSSKGALRKLADEEGYETFIIPDDVGGRFSVLTPVGLLPIACAGLDIDAMMQGAADACEEFKSSDLKTNDSYQYAVVRNALHRKGKDIELLVNYEPQLHYVGEWWKQLYGESEGKDNKGIFPASVDFSTDLHSMGQYIQEGKRILFETVLNVENAKREITIDEADVDLDGLNYLAGKTVDFVNKKAFQGTLLAHTDGNVPNLIVNISKLDEYNFGYLVYFFEKACALSGYILGVNPFDQPGVEAYKKNMFALLGKPGFEKEKEELEKRL, from the coding sequence ATGGGAAGTGTTAAATTTGATTATAGTAAAGCAATAGGTTTTATAAGTCAGAAAGAAATAGATTGTATGCAAGTTTATGTAGATCAAGCTCATAAAATGATTCATGAAAAGACAGGACTAGGAAATGACTTTTTAGGATGGGTAGATCTTCCAAAAAACTATGACAAAGATGAATTTGCTAGAATAAAAAAAGCAGCAGAAAAAGTAAAATCAGATTCAGATGTACTTTTAGTTATCGGTATAGGGGGATCTTATTTAGGGGCAAGAGCTGCTATAGAAATGGCAAGCCATTCATTTAGAAATAATTTATCAAAAGAAGATAGAAAATCTCCAGAAATATACTTTGTAGGACAAAATATAAGCTCTACATATATGATGGATTTATTAGATGTAATAAAAGATAAAGATGTATCTATAAATGTTATATCAAAGTCAGGAACAACAACAGAACCTGCAATTGCATTTAGAATATTTAAAGATTTCTTAGAAAATAAATATGGAAAAGAAGAAGCAAGCAAAAGAATATATGCAACTACAGATTCATCAAAAGGTGCACTTAGAAAATTAGCAGATGAAGAAGGGTATGAAACATTTATAATACCTGATGATGTAGGTGGACGTTTCTCTGTATTAACACCAGTAGGATTATTACCTATAGCTTGTGCAGGTTTAGATATAGATGCGATGATGCAAGGTGCAGCTGATGCTTGTGAAGAATTTAAATCATCAGATTTAAAGACTAATGATAGTTATCAATATGCAGTAGTTAGAAATGCATTACATAGAAAAGGAAAAGATATAGAATTATTAGTAAATTATGAACCTCAATTACATTATGTAGGAGAATGGTGGAAGCAGTTATATGGAGAAAGTGAAGGGAAAGATAATAAAGGTATATTCCCAGCTTCTGTAGATTTCTCAACAGATTTACATTCTATGGGTCAATATATACAAGAAGGTAAGAGAATATTATTCGAAACAGTTTTAAATGTAGAAAATGCTAAGAGAGAAATAACTATAGACGAAGCTGATGTAGATTTAGATGGATTAAACTACTTGGCTGGAAAAACTGTAGATTTTGTTAATAAGAAGGCATTCCAAGGAACTTTATTAGCTCATACAGATGGTAATGTTCCAAACTTAATAGTTAATATTTCAAAATTAGATGAATATAACTTTGGATATCTTGTATACTTCTTTGAAAAAGCTTGCGCATTAAGTGGATATATATTAGGTGTCAATCCATTTGATCAGCCAGGTGTTGAGGCATATAAGAAAAATATGTTTGCTTTATTAGGTAAACCAGGATTTGAGAAGGAAAAAGAAGAATTAGAAAAAAGACTTTAG
- the htrA gene encoding serine protease HtrA, translating into MVNKRGIGLTVLVCIITSILTSLLTIVVMKNNMVSSNQSSSSKEIVVNDSGKSQNIYHAVSDKAMPSVVGITTTTISSNNIFAIPTQSEGVGTGVIVDSKGYILTNSHVVSDGQAVDVKVLFNDGSTTQGKVLWNDAKLDLAVVKVDKTGLTAADLGDSDQVRVGDIAIAIGNPLGLEFQKSVTQGIISGLDRTIQTEKETMTGLMQTDASINPGNSGGPLLNEKGQVIGINSAKVSSAEGIGFSIPINTAKPIIEQVIKSGNFEKVTLGIKGLDVTTFESATGTDLAADKGVYIAEVVSGTPAQKAGIQTGDVIVKIGDNETPTMTDLNKALYKYKSGESTKVTVNRSGKEVTVNITF; encoded by the coding sequence ATGGTAAATAAAAGAGGAATTGGTTTAACAGTACTTGTATGTATAATAACAAGTATACTTACTAGTTTACTTACCATAGTAGTTATGAAAAATAATATGGTGAGTAGTAATCAAAGTTCAAGTTCAAAAGAAATAGTAGTAAATGATAGTGGTAAAAGTCAAAATATATACCATGCAGTTAGTGATAAAGCGATGCCTTCTGTTGTAGGGATAACAACAACAACTATAAGTAGCAATAATATATTTGCAATACCAACTCAATCAGAAGGTGTTGGAACAGGTGTTATAGTTGATTCAAAAGGTTACATACTTACAAACTCACATGTTGTATCTGATGGGCAAGCAGTAGATGTAAAAGTACTATTTAACGATGGTAGTACTACACAAGGTAAGGTTTTATGGAATGATGCAAAGTTAGATTTAGCGGTAGTTAAAGTTGATAAAACAGGATTAACAGCTGCTGATTTAGGTGATAGTGACCAGGTAAGAGTAGGGGATATAGCAATAGCAATAGGAAATCCACTTGGTCTTGAATTCCAAAAGTCTGTTACACAAGGTATAATAAGTGGATTAGATAGAACAATTCAAACAGAAAAAGAAACTATGACAGGACTTATGCAAACTGATGCAAGTATAAACCCAGGAAATAGTGGAGGACCATTATTAAATGAAAAGGGTCAAGTAATAGGTATAAATTCAGCTAAGGTATCTTCAGCTGAAGGAATCGGATTCTCAATACCTATAAATACAGCAAAACCTATAATTGAGCAAGTTATAAAATCAGGAAATTTTGAAAAAGTTACTTTAGGTATAAAAGGTTTAGATGTAACTACATTTGAATCTGCAACAGGAACTGATTTAGCAGCAGATAAAGGTGTGTATATAGCTGAAGTTGTATCAGGTACACCAGCTCAAAAAGCAGGTATACAAACAGGAGATGTAATAGTTAAAATAGGAGACAATGAAACTCCAACTATGACAGATCTTAATAAAGCTTTATATAAATATAAATCTGGTGAAAGCACTAAGGTAACTGTAAATAGAAGTGGTAAAGAAGTAACAGTAAATATTACATTCTAA
- the feoB gene encoding ferrous iron transport protein B: MINVALFGNPNVGKTTVFNLLTGSNQYVGNWPGVTIDKKEGFLGNDIKIVDLPGIYAMDTFSNEEKVSKEFLENGDVDVIVNVVDASNLSRNLYLTTQLMKFNKPIIILLNMLDVAESKCISIDSDKLSQELGVTVVPIIAKKKNGIDKISSEIKNSLGKSTNYNIDFGNETQTYKKLEDILSKCIKTSSDKKISLSDKIDNIVLNPFLAYPIFIGALLLLFKFTFDWVGGPLQDGLGGIIETYISNPIDGILVNSSPWFRSLIVDGVLGGVCGTLPFFPLIFTLFFGISLFEDSGYMSRAAFLMDNIMRKVGLSGKAFIPMVMGLGCSSPAIMATRTLESEKDRKITALISPLMTCGAKLPIYAVFVAIFFPKNAALVTTSLYLLGIVVAILVALVLNKTSFKTDIEPFILELPEYKLPTLSALLKNTWNKSKGFLIRVVTVMFAMSVAIWLLSSFNFNGFTENMDNSFLAYLGKLMTPLFAPLGFGDWRSSVSILTGLGAKEIVISTMQVLYGNLDTVLPTVFTGVTAYGFLVFCALYTPCIAALATMRKEYGNKMMFISLIYQFTLAWICAFIVRIIGGAIFSGNNNSLAELTIGGIILLVATIILLKMFNKKSSGCSNCSSCSSQSSCSIQVEEKSKDAQ, encoded by the coding sequence ATGATTAATGTTGCTTTATTTGGTAACCCTAATGTTGGTAAAACAACAGTTTTCAATCTACTTACTGGCTCAAACCAATATGTAGGTAACTGGCCTGGTGTTACTATTGATAAAAAAGAAGGCTTTTTAGGAAATGATATAAAGATAGTTGACTTACCTGGAATATATGCTATGGATACTTTTTCTAATGAGGAAAAGGTATCAAAAGAGTTTTTAGAAAATGGAGATGTGGATGTTATAGTTAATGTTGTAGATGCATCTAATCTATCTAGAAATCTTTATCTAACAACTCAGCTTATGAAATTTAATAAGCCTATTATTATTTTACTTAATATGTTAGATGTTGCTGAGTCTAAATGTATATCTATTGATTCAGATAAACTTTCACAGGAACTTGGAGTTACTGTAGTTCCTATAATAGCTAAGAAAAAAAATGGAATTGATAAAATATCATCAGAGATAAAGAACTCATTAGGAAAAAGTACTAACTATAATATAGATTTTGGAAATGAAACTCAAACATATAAAAAATTAGAAGATATACTATCTAAATGTATAAAAACCAGTTCAGATAAAAAAATATCTCTAAGTGATAAAATAGATAATATAGTTTTAAACCCATTTTTAGCGTACCCTATTTTTATAGGTGCTCTATTACTATTATTCAAATTTACCTTTGATTGGGTTGGCGGCCCTTTACAAGATGGCTTAGGTGGTATAATAGAAACCTATATATCAAATCCAATTGATGGTATACTAGTAAATTCTAGCCCTTGGTTTAGGTCACTTATTGTTGATGGTGTATTAGGTGGTGTGTGTGGTACTTTACCATTTTTCCCATTAATATTTACATTATTCTTTGGTATATCATTATTTGAAGATAGTGGTTATATGTCTAGAGCTGCTTTCTTAATGGATAATATAATGAGAAAAGTTGGTTTATCTGGTAAGGCATTTATACCTATGGTTATGGGGCTTGGTTGCTCATCTCCAGCTATAATGGCTACAAGAACCTTAGAAAGTGAAAAAGATAGAAAAATAACAGCACTTATTTCACCACTTATGACTTGTGGTGCCAAGTTACCTATATATGCAGTATTTGTTGCTATCTTCTTCCCTAAAAATGCCGCACTTGTTACTACTTCTTTATATTTACTTGGAATAGTAGTAGCTATATTAGTAGCTTTAGTTTTAAATAAAACATCTTTTAAAACTGATATAGAACCATTTATACTAGAATTACCTGAATATAAATTACCTACATTAAGTGCATTATTAAAAAATACTTGGAATAAGTCTAAAGGTTTTTTAATAAGAGTCGTAACAGTTATGTTCGCAATGTCTGTTGCTATATGGTTATTATCATCATTTAATTTTAATGGATTTACAGAAAATATGGATAATAGTTTTTTAGCATACTTAGGAAAACTTATGACGCCTTTATTTGCACCACTAGGATTTGGTGATTGGAGAAGTTCGGTTTCTATATTAACTGGTCTTGGTGCTAAGGAGATAGTTATATCTACTATGCAAGTTCTTTATGGTAACTTAGATACTGTTTTACCAACAGTGTTTACTGGTGTTACAGCTTATGGATTCTTAGTATTTTGTGCATTATATACTCCATGTATAGCAGCACTTGCTACTATGAGAAAAGAATATGGAAATAAAATGATGTTTATATCACTTATATATCAATTTACTCTTGCTTGGATTTGCGCATTTATAGTTAGAATTATCGGTGGTGCTATATTCTCTGGTAACAATAATTCTTTAGCCGAACTTACTATAGGAGGCATCATCTTATTAGTTGCTACAATTATACTTTTAAAAATGTTTAATAAAAAATCATCTGGTTGTAGTAATTGTTCTAGCTGTAGTAGTCAAAGTTCGTGTTCTATTCAAGTAGAAGAAAAATCTAAAGATGCACAATAA